The sequence below is a genomic window from Dehalococcoidia bacterium.
ACGTGATTGTAGATGGCAAAGTCGTAGCGGTCATCAAAGAACCCAATATCCCCGCTCTGGAACCTATCGGAGGCACTGGAGACACCATAACTGGAGAAGTGTCAGCCCTCATTTCCAGCGGTATGGATGTGGTCGAGGCTTGCGTGGCTGCCAGCAAGATTAACAGGACCGCCGGTGAACTGGCACGTCCGACTCCCGCTACCACAATAGCTCAATTCATTCCACATATTAAGGAAGCAGTGAAGAAGGTAATGGGCCTCAAATAGCCCGCAAGTCGTTGTGACCTTTATCAGGAGTAAAGGAGGGCATATTGGAGATAGAACAGGCTAACATAACGCCAAACGTGAAGCCGCCCAGATGGAAGCCAAGCTTTAAATTGAGCGGCAACATGGCCCTCATCACCGGCATCACTATGGGGCTGCTGGCGGCGGTGGTGCAGGGGTATTTCGGCTTGCAGCCGCCGGCAGGTGACGGTATTTGCGGCATTTCCCACCCTGCCAATTTAGTCAACTGGCTGGTCAATAACATCTTCGGCACCAAGTTCACTATCCATAGCATTTTCGTCACGGTGCCGGTATTGACGTCGGTGGGATTCATCATCGGCTCTTTCATCGCGGCCATCAAAAACAAGGAATTCAAGCTGCGCCGCGGTCCGGTGCGGGACAATGTGCTGGCGTTCATACTGGGCTTTCTCATCATCAATTTTGGCCTGTTATGGGGGTCGTGCCCCATCCGCACGGCTATCCTGGCATCCTACGGGATGTTTTTTGCCATACTCATGCTGGGGATGATCGTGCTGGGCGTAGTGGTCGCCTGCATATATATAAAATGGAAGGTTAGGAGGGCGCAATGACGGGAATTTTCGCCTGGAAAATCGGCTTGGCTACGCTGGTTATCGGTGCGATCGTGGGTTATCTCGGCCAGCGTTCACGTTTTTGTACCATCTCCGGCGTTCGAGACTTTTTCCTGGTTAAAGACAGCTATCGCCTCAAGGGTCTGATAGGCATCTTTATCGGAGGCGTAATAGGTTTTGCCCTGGTGAATAAACTGGGCGGGACGCTCTCCAGTTTCACCAAACCCGGCGGCTGGCAGTTCATGCCCATGCTGAAGGACGGGCTCAATGTCACTCCGTCCATCCTCATTCCGCTCAGTGCCGTGGGGGCGTTCTTCATGGCATATTTTTCAGTCATGGCGGAAGGATGCCCATTCCGTCAGCATGTTATGGCGGGCGAAGGAAGGGTTTCTGGCATTATTTATATAGCGGGGTTGGTGCTCGGCGTTGTATTTTTTGATGTCGTAATCGTACCCTACCTGCAGCTCTTGACACTGAGATTTCCCAACTGAGCATCGCCGCCGAATCGAGGGATTATTTCAGGAGGGTTTGCCGGCTCGGTTAAGCAGGCACGCTCTTCGGGACAAGTGTGACAATCGATTACGAAAATATTTCAATTTTAGTAAAAAACATCTTGACAGGCAGGTTTATCAAGTATAAGCTTATCGATGGACGAAAAATAAATAATGGCTTTAAATCCGCACCAAGCAGATATACCCGGGTTTGGTGCGTGATTACTTTTACCTGACCGGGTGATGTTTGGATAAACAAATAATATAATATTGTAAGGAGAAATAAGGAGGCGCGATGGTCCCGAAGAATCAACCTGAATCAGAACAAACCGTAAAGGTAACTGCCGCAGGAGCGGCGCCAGGCCCTCAGGTAATGGTAAAGCCGTTACCTCAGATACTGGATGAAATGGAAGTCAATATCCAGAAGGCTGAAGAAGCCGCCGTCGCCGCGCGTGAAGCTTCCGCCGCTGCTGCCAAGGCTGCCAAAGAAGCGACTACAGCCGCGGAAAAGGCAGCTAAAGATGCTACCGCTTCGGCGATTGCCGCAGCCGCCAGGGCCGAAGAAATAGCTAAGGCTGCCATCAAGGCTTCCGAAAAAGCCAGTCAGGAAGCCGCGCGAGCCGAAAAACAGGTCACTGAAGCTGTGCGGAAGGCAGAAGAAGCTGCCAAGAAAGCCGAGGACACTGCTCGAGCGGCTAAAACGGCTTCGGAAGATGCCATTCGTCGCGCCGAAGAAGCTATCCGCAAGGCTGAAGCAGCTTCCAAGAAGGCTGAGGAGATGGCGCTGGCTGCCAAGGCTGCTGCCGAAGAGGCTATCCGGCGCGCTGAGGAAGCCGCCAAGAAAGCAGAAGAAGCTGCCCGTTTGGCTAAGAATGCCGCTGAAGAAGCTGCTCGTCGTGCAGAAGCCGCCGCCAAAAAAGCTGAAGAGACCGCTCGTGCCGCCAAATATGCCGCTGAGGAAGCCACTGCCAAAGCTGAAGAAGCCGCTCTGGCCGCCAAAGAGGCCGCGTTACTCGCCGCCAGAGCTTTTGAAGAAGCTGCGGCAAACGCCAGGGATAACGCCGCCGCCGCCAAAGCGGCCGCACTCGAAGCGATTAAAAATGCTCAGGCCGCCGGCAAGGTAGCCGACGAGAAAGCCAAGATCGCCAAGACCGCCGCGGCTCACGCGCTTTCAAAACTGACAGTAGAGTCTGCTCAGGAGGCTGATGCAGCCGGTCGCGACGCCAAGAATGCCGCTTCCGCCGCTTTCCGCCTGGCTGAGCAGGTTGCCCGCAAGGGCGATCAGACCGACATGGCCGGCGACATCGCTATTGCCGCCGCTACCCGCGTAAAAGGTATACTGGCTGAGAAGGTTGATGAGGCCGGTAAAGAGGCCAAAGAAGTTGCTTTGACAGCCTCAAAAGTAGCTGCTGAAACTGGCAAGAAAGCTGAAGCGGCTGATATTGTTGGTGATGAGGCTCTGGCCGCCGCCATGAAGGCTATCACCGCGCAGGCTACCGCCAAGGCTGAAGAAGCCGCCCGCAAGGCCGAAGTCGTGGCCAAGGGCGCCCGCGAAGCCGCCGAGACCGCCATGGGCGCCGCTCAAAAAGCTACGTCACGCGCTGAGGAAGCCGGCAGGGCATCGAGGGAAGCCACCGGCCGCGCCGAGGAAATCGCGCTGGCTGCCAAGAAGGCCGCCGAGGAAGCTCTGGCCAAGGCTGAAGAAGCCCTGATTAAGGCCGTTATCAAGAGACTGTCCCTCGGAAATTGGATCGCTGTTCTCGTAGTGATCTCCCTGGGTTCCATCATTGCAGCAGTAATGCTTTCAGCGCTGCTGCTTGGTATCAGGTAACAATTATTGAGTCGAGAGAGTATGAGGGAGGCTGCACGAGCAGCCTCCCTTCGGCATTGAAGACAGGGACCTTTATTGATATAATACCGGCTGATTGGATCCACTAGAGTTGCCTGCGTCCTCTGGCTCGGTCGGGTCAGGGGTTTTTGTTTAAATCCGAAGGTTGTAATATGAAAACCGATATGCAAAAGAACGATAGCAGCCTTGAAGCCATGCGGCACTCCGCCTCGCATATCATGGCACAGGCCGTTTTATCCTGTTTTCCCGATGCCCGCATGGGAATCGGCCCGGCCATAGAAAATGGTTTTTACTATGATTTTGAGCTTCCACGAGCCCTCACGCCGGAGGATTTACCGGTCATCGCGGACATCATGAAGTCGATTATTGCTAAGAATCTGCCATTTACCCGTGAAGAAGTCAGCAAAGCCGAAGCGCGCTTGGTCATGGCTTGCCAGCCCTACAAGTTGGAGCTCCTTGACGACATTCCCGACGAGATTGTGAGCCTCTATCGACAAGGAGCTTTCGTTGACCTCTGTCGCGGCCCGCACGTGGCTTCTACCGGCGACGTAAAGGCTTTCAAACTGACCAGCATCGCTGGCGCCTACTGGCGTGGCGACGAGAAGCGCCCCATGCTGCAACGCATTTACGGCGCGGCCTTCGCCACTCAAAAAGAACTGGACGATTACCTCAAACAGCAGGAAGAAGCAGCCAAACGCGACCACCGCAAGTTGGGCAGAGAGCTTGAAATCTTCATCTTCGACGATGAAATCGGCCCGGGACTGCCTTTGTGGCTGCCCAACGGCGGCGCCATGATAGAAGAACTCGAAAAACTGGCCAAGGATGTCGAACTCAAGCATGGCTATGTGCGTGTCAAGACCCCCCACATAACCAAAGAAACACTGTTTCAGCGCAGCGGGCATCTGCCGTATTATGCCGAGAGCATGTATCCCCCCATGGAACTCGAAGGCGTGCGGTACTATATCAAACCCATGAACTGCCCCATGCACCACAAAATATTCGCCAGCAAGCCGCGCAGCTACCGCGACCTGCCTTTGCGCCTGGCGGAATACGGCACCTGCTACCGTTACGAGAAATCCGGCGAGCTCTTCGGGTTGATGCGCGTGCGCTCGATGCAGATGAACGACGCTCACATCTACTGCTCGGAAAAACAATTCGAACAGGAATTCATGGCGGTCATCGACCTGTATCTGGGATACTTCAAAGTATTCGATATTTCCGATTACGTCATGCGTCTCAGCACCCATTCAATCGATGGACTGGGGAAAAAGTACGTCGATAACCCGTCACTCTGGCTGAAAACGGAAGACATGGTGCGCACGGCCATGCAACGCAATAATATCCCGTTCGTGGAGATCCCCGATGAAGCAGCTTTCTACGGCCCCAAGATTGACGTACAGGTTAAAAGCGCTATCGGCAAGGAGTTCACCCTGGCTACCAACCAGGTGGACTTCGCCCAGGCAGAGCGCTTCGAATTGGAATTCACGAATGAGCAAGGCGCCAAAGAACGTCCATTAATCATCCACCGCGCCCCCCTGAGCACGCACGAGCGCCTCATCGGTTTTCTCCTGGAGCACTATGGCGGGGCTTTCCCGGTGTGGCTGGCTTCCGTGCAGGCTGTGATCATTCCGGTCACAGATGGCCACGTCGAATATGCGGAAAAGCTCGATAAAGAGCTTAAAGAAATTGGCATCAGGGTAAAGGTGAACTCGCGCTCCGACCGCATGAACTACAAGATACGCGAAGCCCAGCTTGGGCGTGTACCCTATATGATTATCGTTGGCGATAAAGAGGTATCCGGAGGGACGATATCCGTGCGCCTCAGAAACGGCGAGCAGAAGAACAACATCTCGTTTGAGGAGTTCAAAAAGGCTGTCATCAAGGTTATTGTGGACAAAGCTAAAGATTTCGGGTTATAATGTCTAGTTGTGTCTTTGTAGTGGCACGAGATTTGTACGGAGGTATTGAACAGTATAATTAAGGAATTACGCGTTAACCAGATGATACGGGGCAGGGAAATACGCCTCGTCGGTGATAAGGGCGAGCAATTGGGCGTAATGCCCTTGTATCAGGCCCGAGAGGTAGCTGAAAAAGCCGGGCTCGATCTAGTGGAGGTGGCTCCCACGGCCGTACCGCCGGTTTGTCGCCTGATGGACTACGGTAAGTTTAAATACGTCCAGACCAAGAAAGAGCGTGAAGCCCGCAAGAGCCAGAAGGTAGTGCTGTTGAGAGAAGTCAGGTTACGCCCCAAAATAGGCGAACACGATTTTGACGCAAAGTCACGCACGGCTCACAAACTTCTCGAGGATGGAGATAAGGTTAAAGTTACCATTATGTTCCGCGGACGCGAGAATACCCATCCTGAACTCGGTATAAAGTTAATACAGCGCATGGCACAGTCGCTCGCCGACGTGTCAACAGTTGAAAGGGAACCGGTACGCGAGGGCGCCAGGCTTCATGCCATTCTCGCTCCGCTGCCGTCAGCCAAGACAAGCAAGCCAAAAGAAGAGTCAAAGGAAGAAACAGGGGAGTTACAAAATGCCAAAGCTTAAGACGCACAAAGGCGCCCGCAGCCGTTTTAATATTACCGGAACGGGTAAGATAATGCGCATGAAAGGCGGGAAAAGCCACTTGCGCCGCAACAAATCTGACAGGAGTAAGGGCCTGTTTGATGAAATGATACCGCTGAGCCCGCGCGACCGGGTGCGCATACAGCGGCTTATACCAAATGGTACAGGCTAAAGGAGGACTATTTTGGCTAGAGTGAAAAAAGGCGTTACCGCACGCCAGAGACATAAGAAAATACTGGACCTGATGAAGGGCCAACGGGCTACCAGGCATTCTTTATACAGACGCGCTCATGAGTCATTGCTGCACTCTTTGAGCTATGCCTACGCTCACAGGCGCGAACGTAAAGGCGATATGCGCCGGCTGTGGATAACTCGCATCAATGCAGCATGCCAGGCTAACGGCATGAGCTACAGCCAGTTTATCGAATCGCTCAAGAAAGCCGATATCGACCTCAACCGCAAAGTGCTGGCCGACATGGCGGTACGCGAGCCGGCGGCTTTTGCCGACCTGGTGCGCCAGGGACAATCCGCTCAGTAGCTTTTGATAATTCGAGTAACCTCGTTAAAGCGGGGTTACTCTTTTCATGACGGCAAACTCGATTAGACTCGATGGAGGAGTTAACACGATGAAAATGGTGGTTAAAAAAACATACTGCCCGGTGGATAAAAAACTAGTCATGCCCCGGGAGCAAAAGAACGGGGAAATCACTAAACTGCTCTGCCCCAAATGCGAGACTGTGCTTTACGTAAAAGAAGACTGGGGCTGGCGTTCCCCCCAAACCGAGGTTGCCGCTAAAAAGTAATCCATCCTCAGGCTGCTCAAGAGTGAAGAAGAGGGGTGAAAACCCCTCTTCTGTTTTATACAGGCAGGAGTAATTACCAGATGCCCGGTATGAGAATACGGCGTTCTTCCGGGTAATCAGCGAATTTGGATTTATACCACAGGTGGTTGGCGCGCGCTCGCGGTATGAGATTGGCCGCCGTCCAGATGGCGAAAGCCAAGCCGGGAAGCGACCAGGTAGCCAGTGCCCAGCCGCACCAGATGGCGAGCTCCCCCAGATAGTTGGGGCTGGAGACCCAGCGGTAGAATCCGCCGTAGGGAATTTTGTAGCTGCCTTCTTCATTCTGGCGCAAGCCGCCCAGGATACGGTCTGAATGGCGGTTGACCATAAAACCCGCCACGAACAACATGGCTCCCAGAATGAAACGCGGGTCGGATAACCACGCATTGTCGTAACCACCGGATAAGCTAAAAAGATAACGCCCGTTAAGATAGGCGTTTATGCAGTTGAAGAAAAGCCCGAAAGCGACAATCAGGATTGGAATACGTTTGGCCGGTCCGTGTAGCGAGAGAGGATAGATGAAAGCCCGGTGAACGTAATGCGCCTCCCACATGAACAGGAAAACAACTGCGGTCGATGAATCGCGGTGATTTCCCAGTATAAAGAAGAGGGCAAACAGCAAGGCCGAGGCGGACTCCATGACCATCCAACCCAGCTTGTTATCCAGAGTAGGCCCCCAGCCTTTACGCAAGTGACGGCCATATGGCGCCGTTACGAAAAACAAAAGGATGAACACGGCCGCAGCCAGTACCAGCCAGGCGATGATAATACCGTCGAAAATTGCGTGTTCGTTCATCTGGATTTCTCAGGCAACTGGCCGCAGTTGGCAAACCAGGTGAGTGTATCGCGGATGGTCTGCTCAAGCGGCCTGGGGTGATAGTCCAACTCTTTTTCAGCCTTTTCGTGGCTGATGTGGCGGTTGGAATTGATGGCGATAATCGAAGCCCTGGTGTAGAGAGGACGCCTTCCACGCAAATGCTCGAAGGTGGTGACCAGCGGGGCTCCGGCGCTCGCCAGCCATAACGGGCACGTGAACCCGGGAGAAGGGACACCCGTATTTCTTTCTACCATCCGGGCTATCTCGGCCAACGA
It includes:
- a CDS encoding cytochrome C, with translation MEIEQANITPNVKPPRWKPSFKLSGNMALITGITMGLLAAVVQGYFGLQPPAGDGICGISHPANLVNWLVNNIFGTKFTIHSIFVTVPVLTSVGFIIGSFIAAIKNKEFKLRRGPVRDNVLAFILGFLIINFGLLWGSCPIRTAILASYGMFFAILMLGMIVLGVVVACIYIKWKVRRAQ
- a CDS encoding threonine--tRNA ligase, which produces MKTDMQKNDSSLEAMRHSASHIMAQAVLSCFPDARMGIGPAIENGFYYDFELPRALTPEDLPVIADIMKSIIAKNLPFTREEVSKAEARLVMACQPYKLELLDDIPDEIVSLYRQGAFVDLCRGPHVASTGDVKAFKLTSIAGAYWRGDEKRPMLQRIYGAAFATQKELDDYLKQQEEAAKRDHRKLGRELEIFIFDDEIGPGLPLWLPNGGAMIEELEKLAKDVELKHGYVRVKTPHITKETLFQRSGHLPYYAESMYPPMELEGVRYYIKPMNCPMHHKIFASKPRSYRDLPLRLAEYGTCYRYEKSGELFGLMRVRSMQMNDAHIYCSEKQFEQEFMAVIDLYLGYFKVFDISDYVMRLSTHSIDGLGKKYVDNPSLWLKTEDMVRTAMQRNNIPFVEIPDEAAFYGPKIDVQVKSAIGKEFTLATNQVDFAQAERFELEFTNEQGAKERPLIIHRAPLSTHERLIGFLLEHYGGAFPVWLASVQAVIIPVTDGHVEYAEKLDKELKEIGIRVKVNSRSDRMNYKIREAQLGRVPYMIIVGDKEVSGGTISVRLRNGEQKNNISFEEFKKAVIKVIVDKAKDFGL
- a CDS encoding translation initiation factor IF-3, whose translation is MIRGREIRLVGDKGEQLGVMPLYQAREVAEKAGLDLVEVAPTAVPPVCRLMDYGKFKYVQTKKEREARKSQKVVLLREVRLRPKIGEHDFDAKSRTAHKLLEDGDKVKVTIMFRGRENTHPELGIKLIQRMAQSLADVSTVEREPVREGARLHAILAPLPSAKTSKPKEESKEETGELQNAKA
- a CDS encoding 50S ribosomal protein L35, whose protein sequence is MPKLKTHKGARSRFNITGTGKIMRMKGGKSHLRRNKSDRSKGLFDEMIPLSPRDRVRIQRLIPNGTG
- a CDS encoding 50S ribosomal protein L20 is translated as MARVKKGVTARQRHKKILDLMKGQRATRHSLYRRAHESLLHSLSYAYAHRRERKGDMRRLWITRINAACQANGMSYSQFIESLKKADIDLNRKVLADMAVREPAAFADLVRQGQSAQ
- a CDS encoding DUF1295 domain-containing protein, with the protein product MNEHAIFDGIIIAWLVLAAAVFILLFFVTAPYGRHLRKGWGPTLDNKLGWMVMESASALLFALFFILGNHRDSSTAVVFLFMWEAHYVHRAFIYPLSLHGPAKRIPILIVAFGLFFNCINAYLNGRYLFSLSGGYDNAWLSDPRFILGAMLFVAGFMVNRHSDRILGGLRQNEEGSYKIPYGGFYRWVSSPNYLGELAIWCGWALATWSLPGLAFAIWTAANLIPRARANHLWYKSKFADYPEERRILIPGIW